The sequence CCTATACTAGTATTCACATTGCTTATGGTGTTACTACACATTATCAACCCACAATTATATAGTTGGGCCTAGTGGTATGGAATTAGGACCTAGTTGTATGAAATGAACATGTCAATTGAGTAAGCTTCAACTGAGCTCTTACTTAGAGAAGGAGTACTGATTTAGGAttagtttagccttttagatcacaattaaTAAAATTACATAGACAGGGAggacctgattctagatcagcactcctgcgCATACGGTTTTTAGCAAATTCATTAGTAGTGTGGTTTGTTAAGACATGAAGTCAACCTCTGGGAATGAGTCTGTCAACAATGATTTTGTGCATGCTTTTACCCATTGTCAAGAGAATATGTGACTTGCTGGAAATAAGACCGACCTCAATGACCTCACCAATGCATGATTCACTTCCTTTGTGTATGTGTAAGAAGAGAAAGCCTGAGCAAGATCACCACAGGCATAGCTGATGTAGCTAGCCTAAATTATAGCCATGATGACGTCACCACAgacagaacaatgagacagacatTTCACTGGaagtataaatgtgaagcatccgcttggcgtttccactcactaccaaatatggtaatgagaggaagctcagtggccagcagtgggagaagatggaaggagatggatcTTGGCCGAAATTCTTCAAATGATCTCATGACGAAAGATTTGgtctcaatacagttttcagtTCCCCAAACTAAAATCTGTTTTTAACCGAGTGGACTATGTTTTGTagaccctttgccaaagtttttaaaaatcgcgatgtttaggagtgcaaaggcgaattgagttattggaCACGCGCatttcacagagtaggcgttccctaacggaaatatgcagatgATTGCTAAAACAGGCAAATAGGATCTCGCTAActtgtgcttggctctgcccacctccttgcttgttctgcccaatATGACTAATTTGTTCCCATAGACAGACTGTGGTCTATCTTGATttagttatacaaatctttgATGCCACAAAGGTTTTCATATGAATAGTAGAACTGTCAGCTGTCAACTAACGACtgttagctaactggctagctatgTTATTGCTGTTACTAGTTTTAATTAGctacagacacactaacataGCTATTCAAAACTAGTAACAGCAATGATTTGCTAATACATGAAGCCATAGGCAGCTAAGCATGTTAAAAAACCGAATGGCCAATACAGTGACCAGGTAGCTAAAACAACTTTATAAATAGTTTATAAACACTACCGATGTAGCTACTAGGTAGCtatttgtagctagctagcaagttgactactactaccatactaacGTTAGCTGTCGTTCATTGCTCATTACCTAGCGTTATAGCTAATGTCCATCGACACAGGGCGATTAGAACTAGCTGGAGAGCTAGAAACTTGACAACGGCCATGTTTCAATGTATTTTGTCAGTTCAGAAAAAGCTGTCAAACTGAATTTGAGTTAGCATAGCTTGCTAACTGGCTAGCTGTACGCTCGCGCAACACTTCGTGTTTACTTTAAAGCAACAGACATGTCTGCGTGTCTGCGGTCGAAACAATAATTCTGTCAATTTCCTATCTACAACTTCAGCAACTAAAGCAAACTACATGGAGACACTGATATAGCCATTTTCTGTAAATGCACCCACAAGACTGTCAAGCCAATCTTGATGGACTTCCAGTGCTTAGCTAGCCGACAAGCAGGCCTTGCGTTGCAGACGCAACATTTCGTCTGCACCAGCGGGTCATGAACTCATAAACAGTTGTACAAGTGGGAGCGAAGGGAAAACAAGCACAACAAACGTTGAATAGAACGACAGTAAATACCGTTTTAGCAGCTTCTGCCCATGTCCTCCCCTTCTttttcttctgtctctccctcatcgCTGCGGTCTTGTGCTGATTAGTGTTGaatatgacagtgtgttagttgAAATGTTGCTTTAGTTACCGCGCAAGACCGACCGCTTCTGCCATATTGGGCTTTTACTGCTTTACTGTAAGGAGTGTGTCATGTGACCCAGAGAGAGACGTCATCTTACTGTACAAATGACAGCTGTCACTGGAAAACGCGTatttaaaaacatttgttttacttCGCTATAAAACAAATTACATAGCTATAAAAAATAATACCATGACCGTTATTACTGTCAGAACATGTGACTATTTTTGGGAGATGGTGGTGTTTTAGGCTAGAATAAAATATTAGCCTTCCGAGTAAATCCTTTAAAATTAGTCAAATTCGTGCAAACCTTTAGGCTGGtgctttttttttctcctctccctaTTAATGGTCAGTGGCAGTTCATTTGACTTGAAAGACAGGTATTTTATATTTTCCCTAAAAAAAATGTAGGCTCATACATGTTATTCATAACAGTTTGTACCATTTATTCTGATGTTTCAATACATCTAAAGCTAAACATTACTTCAGTCATCATCTGCATAAGCtataataatatttaaaaaaagataaaATAATGAAAAGCTCAGCTTTACAATATTTTCCACAAAGTCTTATGCAAATCTTTTGGTTACAGACAAATTGGATTTGGTGAAATAATACACTTTGAAATTGTTGATTGCATAATGTAACACAGCAAATAAGCATATATGATATACATTGGAATGTTCTATAATCAGGGGCTCCCTGGAATGGCACCTTCCAACGGAGTATAGATGGCTGAGGAGGGTCTCTGAGGGTGAGGAGAGCACTGGGTCTGGGGTCCTTGTGTTATAGAGCTGGATGATGAAGAGGATGAGATGCATGAAGAGGATGAGCGAGGTGCTTGGTACCTGGGAACGAAGAAAAGGGTATACAGCAAAAACAAATGCATATAAAATTATGAAATTCATGGCTCTAAATGCTGCCAATTATTAGTAAAGTCGGAAAGACTAATCAGATAATAGTTAATCAGCCAATTCTGTAGCAACTCTAATAGAGTCCTCCTCTGCAGGTTAAACTCAACAGGTTACTACAGGTACTGTAACTCACCAGGATCGTGACTTCCGGACCCTTCCTGATGCAGTGGTCCTGTCCCTGAAGGGGACGTTGACTAGCAGGTCTCTCCTGGGGCTATCGGGACCTCCAAAGGCCTGCTCCAGGTGTGCTCCATTAAGGTTGAGGTTGTACATGGTGGGTGGGCTCATATCTAGCTCCAGGAGCATTACATTCTCAGCCTATAGGAAtaaggaatgagagagaaagagagaggaagtttAATGTAATGGACAGTGACGATGGAAAGCATCTGCAATTGATGATTCAATAAAATGGGTGGAAATTGTGTTCTGGACATTAATCAGTACAGTATGTCAATGGACCTCAAGTATGAGCAAAGTTTATTTGTTTAATCATGTACTGTCAAATACAACTGATTAAACATTTTCCATCTAGCACATGTAATACATTTAGCAAAATTACACTACACTAAATTtcaatctcaaatatatatatttccatagaTACAAAACCTAGCACCAACCCACCCGGTATCTAGATTGAGCTCCTGTTGTGACAGCAATCTGTGCATATTGGCTGATAGGTCTCTTGTATCCCACCACAGAAGTGGGCCTTCGTTTCACCTGATAAGCCGATTTTCTGCAATAAGATGTGTATGGGAGGAAAGACTAGTTTAGGAGTTATTTAAGGAGTTAAAAGAAAAGTATAGATAATATCATATTGTGACAAAGTAGTCAATTTTTTAATACttttccaggtagaacacttttgggttccaggtagaaccctttagagttacatgtagaaccctctacacagagggttctacatgtaactctaaagggttctacctggaaccaaaatggttctacctggaaccagaaagggttcttcaaagggctcTCCAATGGGCACAGTCAAAGAACCTTTGTAGgttcctttttttctaagagtgtagtatgGACTAGTGTAGACTGGGTGAACTCACTGACCTTTCTGAAGTAACAGAGGACCTAAACCTCCACTGGTCCTCCTCACTGTCAAAGTGAAGCCTGTTCATAATCTTGTTCTTTTCTTCAGGAGGGATGAAATTTTCAATTAAGAGATACCTGCAGgtaaaacataaaaaatattgTAAAAAGTGAGCCAAAttggcatagtgtgtgtgtgtgttgcatgcgtACTTGCATGATTACAGGTTATTAATACTCACTTGAACTTGAGTTCTCTGGTGAGTTCATTCTGTGTCTGCTCAAGCTCCTGTCTGGTTACTACATGCTCATCAATGACGTCCCCAATCTCAGCCTTCACCAACTGCAGCTTGGCATACAACTGGATCAACGAGAGAGGAAACACAATAGGAGAACGAAATAACTCCATTAAATATTAACATCCTTATTAAAATATCTGGAATTAGGAAATAGAATTGTGTCTCAAATCAGTTCAAATTAAACATGAGGTCATAATAATGATCCTACAGTAGATGGGCTTTATGTATATGGAAGGATTGGTTAGTCATCCATTTTACCCTTTTCAGCTTCTTGGTCTTGAGATCCACCTCCTGCTGCAGGGAGGAGAaggtctctctcagctctcctgtctcctcatccTGAGCCATCACCTGCTGCTggatctctctctcccgtcttatctaaatacaaataaaaatgacTTTTATTCCAAAGGAAATTCCTTTGTGGAGTCATGGTTCATTCATGCAAACCCAATACAGCTAGGCCTAGCCTACACTCAAATAATATgagataaaaaatttaaaaatttaaaaaaaatatatatatacacatatatacacatatatatatatatatatacatatatacacagcCATTCTCCATGATGCTGACCAAAATCTAAGATATGTGAacacagagaaaaaaacaacaatgcATAAACCTGGATGCACATTGAgaaatataatattatatagaatTACCACTTGCAACATGGTCATTACATACAGCAATATTTCCGATATACTAGAGGGATAGTCTAGTTGTTTTGTGTCTTCGCCACAACTCCCCCAATCTATCATAGCCTATGGGTTTGTAGACGATCTCTCACCTGCTCTGCAATCTCTTGCCTCTTCAATTCCAGCATCTTCTGTTGCTCATTAGTGTGGTCAATAATGTTCTTTCCCCCAGCTAATATTTTGCTCTCCATTGCCTGGAGGGAAAGACACGTGGTAATATGGATAATTGATTATTGGAAAGACTGATGCTCTGTATCATGACCAATTAATCATTGCTCATATTAAACATACCAACATGCACTATTGTCTCATATACAGAAACGgagtaaataataatatatttattgTCACCTTATATTTCTCAATAATCTTTTCCATGGATTCCTGTTCCTTCTGCATGTGGTCCATCATCCTTTCATTTTCCATCTGCTCCTTCTCACCAAATGGCTTCCTTTTCTCTCTGGCCCCTGGGCTGCTATGGGCGCTGGTGGGAAGAAGCTTTTTGGGGTTATCCTCCACAGATCTAAATCTATGTATCGGTAGCGTGGATGTAACAACTTTTTGGGAACGGCCCTCTACAGAGTTATCCATGGATTTGAATCTACTTATCGCTATacttctttcctcctctttcttcctcttgcTTTCCTGTTCTTCCTTTATATAGTATTTTGCATTCCACTCCCATTCTGCTTCCAGAGCCTTCCACAGTTCCGCATCCTTTTCTCTGTGGGCTACATCCTCCACAATCATACTTTTAGTCAGTCTTCTGctattccttctcctcctcctttcctttgCCAGCATCCCTCGCTCCTCCAGTTGGGCCTTCAGGCGGGTGATCTCCTCCTGAAACTCTCTCAGCAGAGCATCCTTTGGATCCTCATTGATCTTGGGTTTGTTCTTTATATTTTTAGCTCTGTCAGCGTACCTCAGGGTCGTTAGGGACTCTTCATAGTTCTTGGACGCTGGTCCCAGAGTGGCTACCATGACCGTCTTTGCATTGCCACCTAGTGAATCCTGGAGCAGGCGGGTAAGTTTAGAGTCCCTGTAAGGGATGTGTGTGCTCTTCCCATCCACCAGAGCGGAGATGACATTACCCAGTGCTGAGAGGGACAGGTTGATTTTAGTGGCCTCTTTCAGGCGTTCCCCATTAGCACCTGTCTTTCTCTGACGTTCGCTGCCAGCCAGGTCAACCATGTTCAGCTTCCCAACCCGTATGTGGTCCTCTCCATCTGCACCTTTCTCACTGCACTCCACCGTGATCATGAAGATGGCATGGGACCGCGAGCTGCGTTCGTTCATATTGGTGAACCCCACAGACCTGGACTGGTCTCCTATGTTCATGACATGTTCGATCTCCGTGACATTCTTGCTGACAACCGAAGACAGGTCTTTGACATAGACACCTGAATCTGGGTTTTCTTTGAGGTCTAGTTTCTTGTTGTTGTCCTTACATAACAGATCCCTGACCTCCTCCCGATAGATCTCTAGATAGGATGCCCTCACTAAATATTGCTGATTCTGAGACCTGGAGATCTGTGTAAAAATATGGTTAAATGAATTTGGGATGATCCCTCTCTCATTGTCTGTGGGCATACCTAGCATGGTGAAGGTTTTACCTGTCCCAGTTTGCCCATAAGCTAATATGGTCCCATTGAATCCTTGCAACACGGAGTCTACAAGGGGTCTAACTGTGTCGTCATAAATATCGCTCTGTTTCGACTCAGAGTCGTAGACTGCATCAAAGGTGAACGATTTCATGGGTTCTTCAGGTGACGCCCTTGGGTTCCTCAATGTGATCTGCCCCAGTTTTGTATTCACCTCCAATATGTTATCGTTGTCCatcgtctcctctctcctgttgaaTGGGCGGCATCGCACGACCACCTTCACAGCCTCGCACTGTCTCGACATATTTATTCCTTCGATCCTTGACGGTTAAATTGATTTCTCCGCAACACTTCCACCGTATACGTCGCTAATCGCGCATCAAGGGAATTACACGTCTCGCACCGCAGCTCCGCTGAGCAATACTCAGGTACACCAATTCATGTCATTCGCAGAAAATGTTAACATTCTGTAATCGGACACACCTAATAACACGGACATACCCTGCGTAGCCTACGTGTTTTATCTCCAAATCTGAGGAATATCCTCCTTGATCCTGACAATGATAACTGCCTCCACCATTCTCAAACGGCATGCACCGCACCAAGGCTTCATGGTACAAAGGATGCTGCGCCACCACGGCTGGAAAATACCGCCGTCGGCCAGCCCTGCCCAACCCTGTATACGTCCCCAGTCCCCCGGTACACACCCTTCGCCCTGCTGCAGACAATAGGAACAAGGCATGTGACTAACACAACGAATTGGATTagaggggcaatcagcagttgctacatacattttttggaCTTAAATTgaaatgtacccattgattcgTCAAGAATATAACTTCAATTCCTAATGAGCTTAGATCAAATGTTCTAACATCTGAACCCAAaacataagcttgttttactccaatgtctgTAAACCAAGTAAATGTTAACAAACATCATATAACCTCAAACtatggttaaaacaatcatttaATGGATGGTCAGCCCTTGCATCATAGCTCTGACTGTGAATTGGAAAGTGGTTACTTTTCTCCAGCCTCAGCCCTCTGCTTTTTACCCGAAACAGGGGTGGGAAGGACACGTTGTTTCTACTGCCGATTGCCACCTTAAATCAAAATCTTGTAACTAAGTGTAGCCTAATACAATTCTTTAATACATGTGATCAAAATAGGCCTAGTAAACAAATGACCCATTTAGCCCAATCTGATTTTCATTCATTGAAAAACAAAGAATatacataggcctacacattTGACTTCAGCATGATTATTTATTAATTTACTGACTCTAAATATTCATACAATCACTGCCCAAACCATGGAATAAAGACCTtgataaatgtattaaaaaaaatacatataaaaaTGTTTACCTCATTAGTAGATGACAATCAATAAAACATGAACAAGCCAAGAAGTGTAGGACAAGACCAATCACTTATGAAggctgaaatggcaccctattccctttatagtgcactcatagaccagggccccatagggctctgatcaaaagttgtgcactacattgggaatatgttgccatttgggatgtagccatgAATTTCATTTGCATTGTGAGAAGATTAAGATTCCCCTTGGGTCtactcctgcctcagatggatattacagtagaataTTATCAAAAAGGAAACCGTCAAAAATGttcagaaaatacaaaaaaacaaccaAACCATAAAAAATAGATTCCTGTTAGTCATGAATTCTGAAATCTCTGACTACAActtgaaaacatttattttgtttagtgATTTGTAAAAACAGGCCACTTTCATGATTTCTCTTCTGCAACCCAAACTTtaacttaaagggatagttcagaattttggcaatgaagccctttatcaaTGTCCCCAAAGTCCGATGAACTTGTGGATAGaatttgtatgtctctgcgtcCAGAATGagggaagttagaggtagtttcgcgagccaatgctaactagcgttagcttACATTCAGTCTTTGCTCAAAAATAGTTTGCATATGGTTTTCACGAGgtaatctgactctggggaaggagATAAAGGGTTTCATTGCCGAACCATCTCTTTAAACTCAGGGCTTATTTCTTTAACAGACAAATATACGGCCTAGGCCCATTCTAATGGCAGCCTGCTATTAGGTGGTAGTGATACATGGTGATGAGGAAAGTCACTTGTGGAATCTCTTGCTGGAGTCCTTGGCGTGATCCAGCAGTAGCTGACAGGGGGTAAAGTGGTTACCATAAACCTCCTCATACCTCTTCATCTTCTCTACTAGCTTGTTGGCACCAAAGGTATCCACAAACCGGAAAGGACCTGAACAGAGAAGGTTTAAAGTGAAGGTTGATACATGGTTAGTAGGATTCCTTTTAAAAGCGTCATCCCATGATGAAAGCATTTTATAATAATATAGGCATATCTGATAGCTCAGTCTGAAATACTCAAATTGGACAGTGAAATTATTTTAGTCAAGTACGGCTCCACAAACTGGAAAATAACTAAACAGGGAAGGTCAAAGAGAAGGTACAATAACACTCCTAATTGTAGCACAACAAAAGGCTATCTGCCTACTGTTAAACCTGAAAAGAGTTCAACACCACATACAACACTAAACTGGTTGATGCTCATGTCATGTgatcaccctgtgtgtgtggctcagCTGGTAAAAGCATGGTGTTAGGTAATGTGTTCAATTCCAACAGGGATTAGATACACATACTAAACATGTACACACTCACTGTACTA is a genomic window of Oncorhynchus tshawytscha isolate Ot180627B linkage group LG11, Otsh_v2.0, whole genome shotgun sequence containing:
- the LOC112261535 gene encoding kinesin-like protein KIF3B produces the protein MSRQCEAVKVVVRCRPFNRREETMDNDNILEVNTKLGQITLRNPRASPEEPMKSFTFDAVYDSESKQSDIYDDTVRPLVDSVLQGFNGTILAYGQTGTGKTFTMLGMPTDNERGIIPNSFNHIFTQISRSQNQQYLVRASYLEIYREEVRDLLCKDNNKKLDLKENPDSGVYVKDLSSVVSKNVTEIEHVMNIGDQSRSVGFTNMNERSSRSHAIFMITVECSEKGADGEDHIRVGKLNMVDLAGSERQRKTGANGERLKEATKINLSLSALGNVISALVDGKSTHIPYRDSKLTRLLQDSLGGNAKTVMVATLGPASKNYEESLTTLRYADRAKNIKNKPKINEDPKDALLREFQEEITRLKAQLEERGMLAKERRRRRNSRRLTKSMIVEDVAHREKDAELWKALEAEWEWNAKYYIKEEQESKRKKEEERSIAISRFKSMDNSVEGRSQKVVTSTLPIHRFRSVEDNPKKLLPTSAHSSPGAREKRKPFGEKEQMENERMMDHMQKEQESMEKIIEKYKAMESKILAGGKNIIDHTNEQQKMLELKRQEIAEQIRREREIQQQVMAQDEETGELRETFSSLQQEVDLKTKKLKRLYAKLQLVKAEIGDVIDEHVVTRQELEQTQNELTRELKFKYLLIENFIPPEEKNKIMNRLHFDSEEDQWRFRSSVTSERKSAYQVKRRPTSVVGYKRPISQYAQIAVTTGAQSRYRAENVMLLELDMSPPTMYNLNLNGAHLEQAFGGPDSPRRDLLVNVPFRDRTTASGRVRKSRSWYQAPRSSSSCISSSSSSSSITQGPQTQCSPHPQRPSSAIYTPLEGAIPGSP